AACCATCCATTTTTTACACATCCAACGGCTGCAGATATTTGTCCACACATTCTTTTCAATCCCTATCCTGTCATGCAATTCTAAATCGCTAAACAAcaagcagtacttctaaatcctgcggaacataaaataataattccataatattggtgttcaatcatctaaatcctaacaaataaaaataaaaattgcataccaaacaaagatgtagttggacattgttatgattggcactgaactcgTCGTCATTatcctgcaacgaattgaatttgttgcaaaacaaaataacacttatatatatcacaaatatgggggacaaattattaatattacaatattactagaaatgcaggacaaaaattgtgtaaattataaagatagttttgaattaaaactaaaactcaTGTCGATGATCTTGCAACAATTGAAGCCATGATATCTCAAGAATCTAATCTACAAACTACAATGGTCTGCAATTGTtgtttactagaaatgcaggaaaaaatattactagaaatgcaggacaagaatatttaatcatgtacATTAATTACCAGATTTTTTAACGGTAGATCCTGTAGTCTCTAAGTACTCCAAATTttgtggtctccattgagcccaactcatagaaaagttctatggagactgattTTTGTGGAGGCTTTAGAGACTTTATCttgtcctgcacttctaaatcggtgaacAACAAGCAAAATTTCTAAATcatgcataacataaaataataatttcataatattggtgtacaatcaccgaaatcctaataaataaaaataataattgcatacaaaacaaagatgtagttggacattgctatgattggcactgaactcatttTCATTGTCCTACAACGAactgaatttgttgcaagacaaaataacacttagatatatcacaaatatgcgagacaaattactaatattACATTATTAGAAATGCAGgataagaatagtgtaaattataaagatagttttgaattaaaactaaaacaagaaatgtaGGACAAGAATATtgataatacattactagaaatgcaggataaaaataatataaattataaatgttacATTGccagaaatgcaggacaaaaaatatttaatcatgtccactaattaaaaaattattttaacagtAGATCTTATAGTTTCTAAGGACTTTAaagtttttggtctccattgagccaACTCCAGACACACACAAGAAAAGAGTGGTATTCCtccctatattttataataaaatactctTTCTGGTCCAATTTGTTaaacgtttgactttttacacgtatttttagGAGGATTGACCACATATCTAGCATtaatattcttaaaattttctttttttgcataaaaatatttatttatatttttagtcaTAAAAGAGAAATTACAAGAACATTCAACGTGTTCGACATTTCCGATGAAATTGATTTCCGAAAAACGTAACTCATATACATTATGTTTCGTAATTTCGAAGTATAATGTAGCCGACACCAAAACCGTAGAACACATGTGGAGGTGGATTTATTTCCGTTGTACCGGCAAAACCCAAAGGCCATAATCGTACACCCTTGTCttactaatttttcttaaaatgtttttcactTATTGACGTATTctctgtatataaaatataatttataatttatttttaaaattttatttttgaacaaacatataatttttaaaatataaattttaagaaaaaatctaAAGTAATTTGTGAAACTATTGCAATTGTTTTCACTTGACGCATATTTggtgcatataaaatataacttctcaatgtatttttaaattttttattttctaaacaagtatataaatatttaaatataattcacaagaagaaaagtaaaatatttagtaaaattatattttgcagTAAACCTGAAAAAATCTAACGGGAGTCTAGTGAGGGAGTAATTTAAAACTACTTGTATAATGTACCCGTTTGGCTTCATATATAGAGAAAACAAgtccttttttttttcgaaaaataatatctttaaaagttttttgtatataaatataaaaaggggTTTGATATCcctatttgtcaaaaaaaaattatttaaaaaaattaattttttttagaaataaatactTATTTCTTGAAAAACAAGATTAGTCAAACGACTCCATACTATATGCTTTTGATGGCAGATTATGTTACACGTATCACCCACTCAGTGGTCAATTTTGCTAGCATGCATGGCACAATCCATAAGGATAAGGTATATAACATAGTTGCAAATTGCAATGTGAGTTGCCAACCTTTCATGCCTTATCTCTCAAATGGCAACCATGCCCAATTCTCCAGATTGGTCACTAGCTTGTGTTCACTGCAATCAAAGAATTCATCATCACTTGATCCCCTTCAATTCATcttcaataatcaaatcaaaatcttttctctttctctctttccTCAGCTCAACTTCAAGGCTTTTAGTTTCAAGTACCTCATCTAGCTGCAAACAACCAATTCTTGAAGATGCATCCTCTCATTCTCCTCCTGTGGCTGAACTTGAGCTCAAGTTACAGGATTTGGAGCTCCCGAAGACGACGAAAATAGAGGACTCAAATGGGTTGATTTGCACTATGTTTAAAGACCCCAAGAATCATCAACTTGGGTTTGAGTATTATCAAAAGGCTAAAGAATTGCCAGAGTTTAGACCACAGAATGCCACCATAAAGCATCTGGTCAGGTACTTGATACGTTCGAAATCTTGGAATTCTATATGGTCATTATGCGAAGATTTTGAGAAATTTCATGTGTATCCTGACAGTTCTACATGTTGTAAATTAATTAGTAGCTGCATTAGAGCTAGAAAATTTAAActtgtaaataaaattattgatcTACTGAAATGTGGTGATGGTACTCAAGGGATTGTTGTTTTGGCATTCGAGACGGCGATGAGAGGCTATAACAAACTTCATATGTATAAATCCACAATTGAAATGTATGAAGATATGAAATCAGCTGGCATTTTGTTAGACCCTGGATGTTATTGCCAGATAATGGAAGCTTATATGAAAATAGGGAATAATGATAGAGTTGTGGCATTGTTTCAAGAATTCGAGATGAAAGTAGACTGGACACCTTTTCTGCCTCAAATTTATCGAATTCTATGTGAATCATTAGGTAGATCTGGAAGGGCTTTTGAGGCTCTTGAGTTCTTTAGAGACATGACTAAGAAGGGGTTTCCTGAGGATTCTTCGTTTTACTCGACATTGATTTGTGCATTTGCGGATATTAAAGATGTGAAGATGGCTGAGGAGCTAATGATCGAAGCCGAGGGAAAGAAAATGTTGAAGGATCCAGCTACATATTTGAAGCTTGTTTTAATGTACATTGAGCAGGGGATGATGGAGAAAACTCTTGATGTAGCTGCGGTGATGAGACGTATGAATATTAAGGTATCCGACTGCATATTATGCGCTATTGTGAATGGATACTCAAAGAAGAGAGGGCTAAGTCACACAGTTAAGGTTTATGAAGACCTTATATCAGAGGGATGTGAGCCTGGCCAAGTGACTTATGCTTCGATTATAAATGTCTATTGTAGACTTGGATTACATTCCAGGGCAGAGGAAGTATTTTCGGAGATGGAGCAAAAAGGGATTTACAAATGCATGGTGGCCTATTCTAGTATAATTGCAATGTATGGTAAAACTGATAGGATAAGGGATGCCATGAGGCTTGTTGCTAAGATGAAAGAAAGGGGCTGTGCACCAAATGTATGGATATACAATTCTCTGTTGGATATGCATGGGAAAGTTGTTAATTTGAGACAAGTCGAAAAAATTTGGAAGGAAATGAAGCGAAGGAAGGTTGTGCCAGACAGGGTTAGTTATACGAGCATTATAAACGCCTACAATAAAGCTAAAGAGTTGGAAAAGTGTGTGGAATATTTTGAAGAATACAGGCTTAATGGCGGTGGCATTGATAAGGCAATGGCTGCTATAATGGTTGGTGTTTTCTCTAAGACAAACAACGTAAATGAGTTAGTCAAGCTTTTGCAGGACTTGAATGCAGAAGGGATTCAATTAGATGGAAGGCTGTATAGATCATCTTTAAATGCCTTGAGGGATTCCGGGATGCAAGCTCAAGCCAAATGGTTGTTGCAGAGCTTTGAAGCAAGATAAGTTCTACTTGATCACATGTTTTTAAACGTCGTATGTAGTAATCAAGACTCTCGCGTCAACAAGATCCCTGAGTTTGTACTTCATTGAACatgatgatcagagtttaaaggTGTAATATATTTTGAGGCATGGCTCTGCGGCCTGAAGGTTTAGTTATAATGTCAAAAATTTTGTAGCTGAATGTATCAGACACATTTGAGTACAAGTTCAAACAGAGTAGTTTATCTATTCATTTCTGACAAAGCAATCAGTCAATTGGAATTAAAGATTTTGATTATCCTCTCAAGCATCCTAACCGCGTTTATGTTTCTAAAAATTTCCCAGAGTTGAATAAAAATGGTAAAATGTTTCGTAAATATGGTTCAAAATTACTATGTGGAATACAAAGCATCTCAAAATCGAACTTTCTTTATAGAATGGAAGTACATAACAGAGAGTCACAGCAAACACGCGCTTATTGCAGACGCTTGCAGCTGGATCAAGCCAAATGCTTGCAGTAGAACTTTGAAACAAGTTACATTGAACCTCAGTTTACAAGACTCTCGTATAAGTTGCATCCAATTTAGACgagaattaaaatatatgatttcaggcCATGACTTTAGTTCGGATTATTTGAGGTGTTGACATAACTTGATATTGATAGCTAGGGCTATTGTTGATTTGATCATAGTTGTCTCCTCCAAGCATCCTTGCCGCGTATGTCGTTTTAAAAGAGATCTGAACATAAAGGTCAAGGTAAATGACATTAAAAACTCTTCTCAACTAAGTTGATTACTTCAAGCCTTCAAGTGCACCTGCTATTGTTTAAGTTGACATTTTTGGTTTAGATTGCTTCTTTTACTGTCCATGCATCaagataacaataatttaacTTTTAGATGACTAGTAacagaattaaaattttgaaaatttcaagATATGAGTTACAATACAAtacaaaagaaagaaagaatatgTAGATGAATGAATGAAGTGAACTTCAGATGAATGAATGAAGTGAACTTCTATCTACTTGTACAATTTATTTCATATCTTCCTGACAAATAGTACGCGGAGAAATTCCGTTTATGTGAGGGAACTGCAAATTCTCCTAATTACACCAGATTGACCTGTAAGGGGGCTGAGATCACTCATTTTGGCCATGGCAGCTGCAAAATCACTTTTGAATGTGGCTGGATTCTTGCTGTAATCTCTGACAATGTCATCTGTCGAGCCTCCGCTGAGAAGGATCTGATCTGTTTCAAGAAGTCCCTTCTTCTGCATTATATTCTTGTAGTAGTTGTTGTCAAATGAGGTCGATGTTACCAAATCCAGTGGGGCTAATTTGGTGTCTCTGCCACTGGAAGGACAGCCGCGTCTTCGGGTGCTTGCGAATCCAGCATCAATGTCTGATGCATTGTTGTAGATTCTGTCACGGAATGTGAAACATTGTGCCTGACCAAACGAATGTGCACCTGAAATTTTTGAACAAATATTTCATTAGTACTCAGATAACATgcattgataaatttaaaatgatcGAATGAGGTAACACGTGTTACTGATTGCTTACCAGATAAAGCAACCATCTCCCTTATGGTGAAGCCCTTGTTAGCGAAGTCATCAATAAGTTTCTGGAGGTTATCGCGGAAAAAGGGAAGACCATTGGATGCTTGTGCAAAATTGGTAGTTGTAGAATCTCTTCTTCCTAGCTTTACAGTCCATGACGGACCACCAGCCTATTTATTTGATCATCAAATCGGTTAGAAAATTTATTCCAGGAGTATATTCACCTTATTCAAGGAAATTAATTCTGAAATTGACATACCAAAACAGTAGCATCACGAGCAGCAATAGATAGAATGTCTGCACAAGAGACGACCCCGGGGCAAATCTTCTCCACCGCGGTCTTGGCTCGGTCTATGACATCGTAACCTCTTACAGAATTGTTGTTTGGAGGGGCCCTCTTCTCACTTTGGATCGTAGGAGAATCATCAAGCAAGATTGATGCATCACATCCCtgtacatataaattataagtaaaaTAGTAAATTAGCATTATTGTACTTAATTACAGATGAAAAAAAAGTTATCAGTAATGATATTATTTACCTGAACAAAGCAATCATGGAAGTGAAGGCGAATGAGTGAGCCTGCCATCCGACGCTCTGCAGATATGGAAGTCCTCACTTGTGTCTTAACGGTACTCTGTAAATCCGGACAAGTTTGATCATAAAATGAAGTAGATAGCTGTGCATTGCTTGGCATGCAGAAGAGAAACACAAAAAAGAAACTAGTAGCAATAGCTGCGGCGGCATTATACTTGCCAGAACCCATTTTCTTAACAATATCAATCAAGTTTTGGAGATAGCTAGCTAGGAGATGGTTGTATGTGTAGTTTGTAGTAACTAGTACGTAGTAGTGAAGAATGAAGATGGTTTATGAAATGTTGCTGCATGCACCATCCTTTTATAGCCTCTTGTATATACGCGTTTTCTAGTGCAAGGCAGACTTGCTCTCCTATTCTCCTCTGCCAGCTGCAAATAGAATAGAGATGGATTCATAGAATATTAGAATAGTAAGCGTTACTTTCTTTGAAACACTTGTTTATAGAAAAGTCAAAACTGCAACAATTAAAGTGATTTATATTAGTACTAGTTTTCTTTCATGGAAAACATGTAATGTTTCCTTCATTGAACACATGTAAAGTAGTTAAATCTAAAATTTGACCGTAGCTAGTGCCCGGAGGTACACCTGCGGTGTCATTATATTAGCTAGAGAAGCTTAACTAATTAATTTAGAAGTTCCAAAATCAAAGAAacactaataaattttattttaaaaaaggagAGAATTAGATCTCTCAAcacaattatttaaaaattaaaaatataaagttgCAACTAGAGTCTGCTTCAAAACCTCTCTAACTAGCTCTTCTTTTCCTAGCCGTCGctggagatttaatcagttttcACTTATAAAAAACTCCGAAtcggtaatattttttttgatttgttcttattttttcaataatgcCCTCCACCCGGATTTGTTCCTAGAAGTTAGATTTATTCGTTTCTCAATATTTTGATTCAATGATAAGTCAAATGGCGAGTTAGACGACTGCGATTCTGTTTTAACCATACTCGGTAtgtacttatatttatattccgTAAAGTAAGGATAGTATGAATTGACCCCACGACAATGGTATGAGTTCAAAATCTTTTGTTTTAGTACTTTTAAACATATTTGTTGTATATATCCTTTGTTATTGGTTATATATTTCGTAATTGAATTTTGTGATTCATTTTTAAGCTGGATATAAAAGACTTTATATTGCAATTTGTGTTTTAGGCTTgttttatctttaattttaattattgtgtCCCTTTCGAGGGAGTGCCATAGTTGATGACTTTTTGATCGTATATTGCGATTTTGTTTGTCGTTTAATAATGATTGTGTGACTTgtgtcattttgatgattttgtttcgGTGACATATTCTTTTGTGCCttattctttctttctttcctccttttttttctctccctctttattttcttcttttctgcgGATTTTTGCTTTCATTTGAGATTTCTTTACagtcatcaaaattttattgactaaatttcttttcatttgtgccttaattttattaaactaCTTGATTCTAAAAACACTCAATTACAAGAAACGTGACTCGTGAGTAGGGATGGGCGCGGGGGCACTTCGGGGTCGGGGAGTATTACCCGCCCCCGATTCTCATATTCAAAACACATCCCCGCCCCCGCCCCGAACCCAGAATGGGGATTCTtttcctccccgatccccgccccgaacggggATGCCCGCGGAGATTAAGgaggaatttattttttaataaaaaaataataactttataatatataatatatgttttaataaaaaacaaaatactaaCTTCTAATATAcctataaaatgatattatctcatatttcaacatcaaatcatattaaaattgatttataatataaataaaagataattttataattataaaatatattatattacaatataattataatcgaccaataaaaatatatattattttttaattttaataatattataaaaggtatctatttttaataatttattttgtataatatatataaacatattatatatctatatatatataggcaactgGGGTCGGGGATCTGAGCGGGGAGACACCAATCCCCCGATCTCGCCCCGATAcccgaatttttttataaaattttccccGATCTCCGCCTCGCCCCCAAAAAATTCtccgaatccccgacccgagGGGGGTCCGGATCGGTGTCGAGCGGGACCGGGTGAATGCCCATCCATACTCGTGAGGGGTACTTTGGTATATTCACAGTGCACGGGAAATTTTGTTAATGcactacaccataaaaggcTTATAGCAACGCGGAGAAACCATTGCGCAAAGTgctatatatgttgcaataggtTCAATAGCAACAAAAGTGCCAAATTTAGGCGTTGCATCTGACCGCGTTGCAATTGGTGGATTTAGCAACAAATATATCCCCATACAGCAATGAAATTAGTTTATTGCAATAAATCGATATAGTAACAAATGTTTGTCTACAGCAACGCATTCCTTGTATTGCATTAGcttaattttgtttcatttgGATGACTTTAAGGCAACAAATATTAGACCAATTGCAATGAATTTTAACCAAGATTTTCGCCTgtattgtaatattttaatatatttttgtgcaACAGATTTCGATGCAATagcaacaaatttttttaaaaaaaaatgaaaaggtcATTGCTGCAAATACAAATAGCCAGGCATATAGccacaaatttcaattgtcacaAATTTCCACAGTCAATTCAGAATTCTAATTAGCATCAAGTAGCTGCCAACAATCCAAAAGCGGTACCATGACCGTGACAATATAGTCTAGACATAATTCTAAGTCGCATACTTAAATAAGCCATATAAGacataatttaaacaaaagacTTAGTCTAAGCTAGACGGAGCTAGATAATTGCTAAGTTAATGATATACGACATAACAGAGGATCAGCTAGGCAGAGCCATCTCCATCATCTGAACCGATCTCAT
This genomic window from Daucus carota subsp. sativus chromosome 7, DH1 v3.0, whole genome shotgun sequence contains:
- the LOC108195250 gene encoding lignin-forming anionic peroxidase, translated to MGSGKYNAAAAIATSFFFVFLFCMPSNAQLSTSFYDQTCPDLQSTVKTQVRTSISAERRMAGSLIRLHFHDCFVQGCDASILLDDSPTIQSEKRAPPNNNSVRGYDVIDRAKTAVEKICPGVVSCADILSIAARDATVLAGGPSWTVKLGRRDSTTTNFAQASNGLPFFRDNLQKLIDDFANKGFTIREMVALSGAHSFGQAQCFTFRDRIYNNASDIDAGFASTRRRGCPSSGRDTKLAPLDLVTSTSFDNNYYKNIMQKKGLLETDQILLSGGSTDDIVRDYSKNPATFKSDFAAAMAKMSDLSPLTGQSGVIRRICSSLT
- the LOC108193611 gene encoding pentatricopeptide repeat-containing protein At5g13770, chloroplastic, yielding MATMPNSPDWSLACVHCNQRIHHHLIPFNSSSIIKSKSFLFLSFLSSTSRLLVSSTSSSCKQPILEDASSHSPPVAELELKLQDLELPKTTKIEDSNGLICTMFKDPKNHQLGFEYYQKAKELPEFRPQNATIKHLVRYLIRSKSWNSIWSLCEDFEKFHVYPDSSTCCKLISSCIRARKFKLVNKIIDLLKCGDGTQGIVVLAFETAMRGYNKLHMYKSTIEMYEDMKSAGILLDPGCYCQIMEAYMKIGNNDRVVALFQEFEMKVDWTPFLPQIYRILCESLGRSGRAFEALEFFRDMTKKGFPEDSSFYSTLICAFADIKDVKMAEELMIEAEGKKMLKDPATYLKLVLMYIEQGMMEKTLDVAAVMRRMNIKVSDCILCAIVNGYSKKRGLSHTVKVYEDLISEGCEPGQVTYASIINVYCRLGLHSRAEEVFSEMEQKGIYKCMVAYSSIIAMYGKTDRIRDAMRLVAKMKERGCAPNVWIYNSLLDMHGKVVNLRQVEKIWKEMKRRKVVPDRVSYTSIINAYNKAKELEKCVEYFEEYRLNGGGIDKAMAAIMVGVFSKTNNVNELVKLLQDLNAEGIQLDGRLYRSSLNALRDSGMQAQAKWLLQSFEAR